One Ailuropoda melanoleuca isolate Jingjing chromosome 14, ASM200744v2, whole genome shotgun sequence DNA segment encodes these proteins:
- the SLC25A1 gene encoding tricarboxylate transport protein, mitochondrial, which translates to MFEFLSNHMRDPQGRLDSTRGLLCGLGAGVAEAVVVVCPMETIKVKFIHDQTSANPKYKGFFHGVREIVREQGLKGTYQGLTATVLKQGSNQAIRFFVMTSLRNWYRGDNPNKPMNPLITGVFGAVAGAASVFGNTPLDVIKTRMQGLEAHKYRNTWDCGLQILRNEGLKAFYKGTVPRLGRVCLDVAIVFVIYDEVVKLLNKVWKTD; encoded by the exons ATGTTTGAGTTCCTCAGCAACCACATGCGAGATCCCCAGGGACGCCTGGACAGCACTCGGGGACTGCTATGCGGCCTGGGTGCCGGCGTGGCAGAAGCCGTGGTGGTCGTGTGCCCCATGGAGACCATCAAG GTGAAGTTCATCCATGACCAGACCTCCGCCAACCCCAAGTACAAAGGATTCTTCCACGGGGTCAGGGAGATCGTACGAGAACAAG GGCTGAAAGGGACCTACCAGGGCCTCACAGCTACCGTGCTGAAGCAGGGATCTAACCAGGCCATCCGCTTCTTCGTCATGACCTCCCTGCGAAACTGGTACAGGG GGGACAACCCCAACAAACCCATGAACCCACTGATCACCGGGGTGTTTGGAGCTGTTGCTGGTGCAGCCAGTGTCTTCGGGAACACTCCTCTGGACGTGATCAAGACCCGGatgcag GGCTTGGAGGCGCACAAATACCGGAACACGTGGGACTGTGGCTTGCAGATCCTGAGGAATGAGGGGCTCAAggc ATTCTACAAGGGCACCGTCCCCCGCCTGGGCCGGGTCTGCCTGGACGTGGCCATCGTGTTTGTCATCTACGATGAAGTGGTGAAGCTACTCAACAAAGTATGGAAGACAGACTGA